In Deltaproteobacteria bacterium, a genomic segment contains:
- a CDS encoding oligosaccharide flippase family protein — protein sequence MTKSDQIGRNIRLMVLSQGLIMLGSFILMPLIVGHVGKELYGAYVLTIAFNGYFGLFDFGIGTAVTKYTAEYRGQGDISKVNEIVSAAFVFYIFFALLVSSIIFFIALNIDQFFSVKNNKELIEELFKITALFSLIIWPTKLFRDTLEGFQRFDLIAKINILTQLAYISLTYIFLKNGYGVITILVLTHSLAVLNNLLLCILTFKNSKQFKITFPYLYFGTFKKIFSFSFFIFLCSMAGFISRELSNVIIGSFLSFAAIALFQPAYMFQKSLAVFITKVIGGSFRVASAEAEGKGNDEKQRYLLLEGGKFITMAAIPLIVIVIFFMEPLINYWLGEGFNESIFPAQVIVASWAFNAFLEVGLGIVIAKSKVKAFSKILIAEAFLYLALSLILINFIGIAGVAISVLVARMTIFFPALLALTLKSVQMPILNYFKLTFQWNCILFFITFFVSFLVREYFYPKNLFIMCLEIGFIYFFVIAFCYIFQMSQEDRNKIKTLIRI from the coding sequence TTGACAAAATCAGACCAGATTGGCAGGAATATACGTTTAATGGTTTTGAGCCAGGGGTTGATAATGCTTGGCTCCTTTATTTTGATGCCATTAATTGTAGGCCATGTAGGTAAAGAACTATATGGCGCTTATGTTTTAACTATCGCATTTAATGGTTACTTTGGACTTTTTGACTTTGGAATTGGCACGGCAGTGACAAAATATACAGCTGAATATAGAGGGCAGGGAGATATCTCAAAGGTAAATGAAATAGTCAGTGCAGCCTTTGTTTTTTATATATTTTTTGCCCTTCTCGTAAGTTCGATAATATTTTTTATTGCTCTTAATATTGACCAGTTTTTTAGTGTTAAAAATAACAAAGAACTTATAGAAGAGTTATTTAAAATAACAGCGCTATTTTCTCTGATTATATGGCCTACGAAGCTTTTTCGTGATACACTGGAAGGCTTTCAGCGGTTTGACTTAATAGCCAAAATCAATATTCTGACTCAACTGGCTTATATTTCATTAACCTATATTTTTTTGAAGAATGGATATGGAGTGATAACCATTCTTGTTCTTACACACTCCCTTGCTGTTTTGAATAATTTGTTGTTGTGTATATTAACTTTTAAAAACTCAAAGCAATTTAAAATAACATTTCCTTACTTATATTTTGGCACTTTTAAAAAAATATTTAGTTTTAGCTTTTTCATTTTTCTTTGTTCAATGGCCGGCTTTATTTCGAGGGAACTTTCAAATGTAATAATTGGAAGTTTTCTGTCTTTTGCTGCCATAGCCTTATTTCAGCCGGCTTACATGTTTCAAAAGAGCCTGGCTGTATTCATTACAAAAGTTATAGGAGGTTCGTTCAGAGTTGCATCAGCAGAAGCAGAGGGCAAGGGTAATGATGAAAAACAACGATACTTATTACTTGAGGGTGGGAAATTTATTACAATGGCTGCAATCCCCTTGATTGTTATTGTGATATTTTTTATGGAACCTTTGATTAATTATTGGCTTGGAGAGGGGTTTAATGAAAGTATCTTCCCCGCTCAAGTTATAGTAGCCAGTTGGGCTTTCAATGCTTTTTTAGAGGTTGGTCTGGGTATAGTCATTGCGAAAAGCAAGGTAAAGGCTTTTTCTAAAATACTAATAGCTGAAGCGTTCTTATATCTTGCTTTATCTTTGATACTGATAAACTTTATTGGCATTGCCGGGGTAGCAATATCTGTTCTTGTAGCACGAATGACTATATTTTTCCCCGCTTTGTTAGCATTAACTTTAAAGTCGGTTCAAATGCCAATTTTAAATTATTTCAAATTGACATTTCAATGGAATTGCATATTGTTTTTTATCACTTTTTTTGTCTCATTTCTTGTAAGAGAATATTTCTATCCTAAGAATCTATTTATCATGTGCCTTGAAATAGGATTTATTTATTTTTTTGTGATTGCTTTTTGTTATATATTTCAAATGAGTCAGGAAGACAGGAATAAAATTAAAACTCTCATTCGAATTTAA
- a CDS encoding glycosyltransferase, with translation MKASVITVIFNEVNHIESIIKSVLSQDCADFELLLIDGGSTDGTVEIIKKYAKEDSRLKWISEPDNGAADAISKGLKLASGNIIGFINAGDELCDSAIKSAVITFMENPTYDIFHGDLLKLQGEKVMYLLKPSRNIDFHIWHEMPINSVGTFYTRRAIDMVGGYDFSYKVATDYDMLLRMYIKKCRFYYLDMPLAKMRYGGVSDTNYVEGLKEIFISSTKNGYPKYKAALWFAFKFFVRTTKNFLRKIGFHSVIRLHPKFHPIGGGKSKMGR, from the coding sequence ATGAAAGCCTCGGTTATTACAGTCATATTTAATGAAGTGAACCATATTGAAAGTATAATTAAAAGTGTTTTATCTCAAGACTGCGCTGATTTTGAACTTTTGCTGATTGATGGAGGGTCGACGGATGGAACTGTTGAAATTATAAAAAAATATGCGAAAGAAGATTCAAGATTGAAATGGATTAGTGAACCTGATAATGGGGCCGCTGATGCCATTAGTAAGGGGTTGAAGCTGGCAAGTGGTAACATTATTGGATTTATTAATGCTGGAGATGAACTTTGTGATAGTGCAATAAAGTCTGCAGTAATAACGTTTATGGAAAATCCGACGTATGATATATTTCATGGAGATTTGTTAAAGCTCCAGGGTGAGAAAGTCATGTACCTGTTGAAACCGAGTAGAAATATAGATTTTCATATTTGGCATGAAATGCCGATAAACTCTGTTGGAACTTTTTATACAAGGCGGGCAATTGACATGGTTGGAGGATATGATTTTTCCTATAAAGTGGCAACTGATTATGACATGCTTCTTAGGATGTATATTAAAAAGTGTCGCTTTTACTATCTTGACATGCCTCTTGCAAAAATGAGGTATGGGGGAGTTAGTGATACAAATTACGTAGAAGGTCTTAAGGAAATCTTCATTTCATCAACAAAAAACGGATATCCCAAATATAAAGCTGCACTTTGGTTTGCGTTCAAGTTCTTTGTTAGAACAACAAAAAATTTTCTCAGAAAAATTGGATTTCATTCTGTGATTCGACTTCACCCTAAATTTCATCCCATAGGTGGTGGCAAAAGTAAGATGGGCAGATGA
- a CDS encoding glycosyltransferase family 4 protein encodes MAKKHDVKIFENDSDLKKKWDIVHVTDLKHLNRKLLKKLPRPVVVDIHDYYWLKFYPFFCLDFALRLIFQKIRKFKYKRLLRESDAIVTHCKYLRDRVEHKNKYLLWIGIQPKALANDLETERENLILFVGRDYFRKGIYPLLKAIPFVMKKIPDVRLIVVGKEYRHSRWLAKFLGRGLPVEFINGMERNELLKLFRKAKTFVLPSHIEAFGIVNLEAMASGTPVVASRVGGIPEVIKDGENGLLVNRGDHIGISDAIIKCFTEKSLIRKISEEGRKVVSSRFLAGDMAVSMEKIYRDIIKTYTYTH; translated from the coding sequence ATGGCAAAAAAACATGATGTTAAGATTTTTGAAAATGACAGTGATCTGAAAAAAAAATGGGACATTGTTCATGTAACCGATCTAAAACATTTGAATCGTAAATTATTGAAAAAATTACCCAGACCTGTTGTCGTAGATATCCATGACTATTACTGGCTTAAGTTTTATCCATTTTTTTGTCTTGATTTTGCACTCAGGTTAATATTTCAGAAGATAAGAAAGTTCAAGTATAAGCGCTTGTTAAGAGAATCTGATGCGATAGTAACACACTGTAAATATTTGAGGGACAGGGTTGAACATAAAAACAAATATTTACTTTGGATAGGTATCCAGCCTAAGGCCCTGGCTAATGATCTTGAAACTGAAAGAGAAAATTTAATTCTCTTTGTCGGACGTGACTATTTCAGAAAGGGAATATACCCTCTTTTGAAAGCCATCCCTTTTGTGATGAAAAAAATTCCTGACGTCAGATTAATTGTTGTTGGCAAGGAGTATCGGCATTCCAGGTGGTTGGCAAAGTTTTTAGGCCGGGGCTTGCCTGTAGAGTTTATCAATGGCATGGAAAGGAATGAACTCCTTAAATTATTTAGAAAAGCAAAAACCTTTGTGCTTCCTTCACATATTGAAGCTTTTGGTATCGTTAATCTGGAAGCGATGGCTTCAGGTACGCCTGTCGTTGCCTCTCGGGTAGGGGGGATTCCTGAGGTGATAAAGGATGGGGAAAATGGACTGCTTGTTAATAGGGGTGACCATATTGGAATCTCTGATGCCATTATAAAGTGTTTTACAGAGAAATCCCTTATTCGTAAAATATCGGAAGAAGGCCGCAAAGTTGTATCTTCTCGTTTTCTTGCGGGCGATATGGCGGTTTCCATGGAAAAAATTTACAGAGATATTATAAAGACTTATACCTATACACACTAA
- a CDS encoding YfhO family protein: protein MNLNGTIKDLLDTGRSRFWILLITLIPIFLLYKILFLGEIIYAPDVLTQYYWEVIDYGKTHFPNPFGDKWRPLINFGQGGLPVPAKAYFPWRLFTYMIFSLPTSIAWETVTHIIFAGMGTFFYCRLIKLNRASSFLAAIFFILSSPVISLINAGHIGKINTIAWAPWVFLALEKGFQDRKLFYFLITGAVLAVQFFEMHWQISFYTCIAVAFYFIARLTNLHLEDKNTKESARLFVYGTVMVVVLFAAISIEFLHIYDWSKRSERAGGMSYDTGMSWSLPPEELVTFLIPGFFGLSMKMGADPSGEHIYYWGRMLFTQTTDYMGIFPLVLAFSALFYRRNWYTKFFLFLSLFTLIAALGKYTPVYRFMFDYLPGFSTFRVPKMILFLFAFTVSVLAGFGAEWLFFDEDRKKSESVKRIIYVLGILLLITLGITLYAYFDKESLIQAYKPELSRSFRTKLPESMIDKRFMNIIQGSIVFLFISGSAMFLCWLSIKKKISGNLLVFIASLLFIIDIWIVNSKFIVTGPAPKIEKSKTIEFLENDKGLYRVATFAGEDSFQYSYFKIPVVSNYLAVSEGFFVEYRNRLSLKGNSLDLMNVKYITLKRSDIKAPLGSTFLDKYTVVFIDNEKGIVLIENKKYLPKAYPVHRVVVETQKDSIFNVLNHPQFNSREMVLLEEKPHTLPPSSIPSSKSDVHITTYNNDEILINADMAQDGFLVLAEKYHPGWKAYINGVKTKIYKANYIARAIYLPEGKHKVTFVFDPWPYKVGLWLSLATFVFLAGAIAMRVRGGKPVVLIQEDAVKKKKKKGKKGKKGRS, encoded by the coding sequence ATGAATTTAAATGGAACGATAAAAGACCTTCTCGATACCGGCAGATCCCGTTTTTGGATTCTTCTTATCACATTAATACCAATATTTCTTTTATATAAGATTCTTTTTTTAGGCGAAATTATTTACGCCCCGGATGTCCTCACCCAGTACTATTGGGAGGTTATTGACTATGGAAAAACTCATTTTCCAAATCCTTTTGGTGATAAATGGCGCCCTTTGATTAACTTTGGACAGGGAGGTCTTCCGGTTCCGGCCAAGGCATATTTTCCCTGGCGCTTATTTACATACATGATTTTTTCTTTACCGACGAGCATAGCATGGGAAACCGTTACTCATATAATATTTGCCGGTATGGGTACTTTTTTCTATTGCAGGCTGATTAAACTCAATCGGGCCAGTTCATTTCTTGCCGCTATATTTTTTATCCTTTCCTCTCCTGTTATATCTTTAATCAATGCCGGGCATATTGGCAAGATCAATACGATTGCCTGGGCGCCATGGGTTTTTCTTGCGCTGGAAAAAGGATTTCAGGATAGAAAACTATTCTACTTTTTAATTACCGGCGCCGTTCTGGCAGTTCAGTTTTTTGAAATGCACTGGCAGATATCTTTTTACACATGCATTGCAGTAGCCTTCTATTTTATTGCCAGACTTACAAATTTGCACCTGGAGGATAAAAATACAAAAGAAAGTGCCAGGTTATTCGTTTATGGCACAGTAATGGTTGTTGTGCTGTTTGCAGCCATTTCTATTGAATTTTTACATATTTATGACTGGTCAAAACGAAGTGAAAGAGCTGGAGGGATGAGTTATGATACCGGAATGAGTTGGTCATTGCCTCCGGAAGAATTGGTTACATTTCTTATCCCCGGCTTTTTTGGTCTGAGCATGAAGATGGGCGCCGATCCCTCTGGTGAACATATATATTATTGGGGGAGAATGCTATTTACGCAGACAACCGACTACATGGGGATTTTCCCGTTAGTGCTGGCTTTTTCAGCTTTATTTTATCGGAGAAACTGGTACACAAAGTTTTTCCTTTTTCTTTCTCTTTTTACGCTAATTGCGGCGCTTGGAAAATATACACCTGTTTATCGTTTCATGTTTGATTATCTTCCCGGTTTTTCCACATTCCGGGTTCCTAAAATGATACTTTTCCTTTTTGCTTTTACTGTTTCCGTCCTGGCAGGGTTTGGAGCAGAATGGCTGTTTTTTGATGAGGATAGAAAGAAGAGTGAAAGCGTAAAAAGGATTATTTATGTTCTTGGCATCCTTCTTTTGATTACGCTGGGGATTACCCTTTACGCCTATTTTGATAAGGAAAGCCTTATACAGGCATATAAGCCGGAATTATCCAGGTCTTTTCGCACAAAACTACCTGAAAGTATGATTGATAAAAGGTTTATGAACATTATACAGGGTTCTATTGTCTTCCTGTTTATTTCAGGTTCTGCAATGTTTCTATGCTGGTTGAGTATAAAAAAGAAAATTTCCGGAAACCTGCTTGTTTTTATTGCCTCTTTATTATTTATAATAGATATATGGATTGTTAACAGTAAATTTATCGTTACCGGTCCTGCGCCAAAAATAGAGAAAAGCAAGACGATAGAATTTCTTGAAAATGATAAAGGACTATACCGGGTAGCTACTTTTGCCGGGGAAGATTCTTTTCAGTATTCCTATTTCAAAATTCCCGTCGTCTCTAATTATCTTGCAGTTTCAGAAGGTTTTTTTGTTGAATACCGGAACAGGTTATCATTAAAGGGCAATTCCCTGGATCTTATGAATGTTAAGTATATAACACTGAAAAGATCTGATATAAAAGCCCCTCTGGGTTCAACATTTTTGGATAAATATACAGTTGTTTTTATTGATAATGAAAAGGGTATTGTTTTAATTGAAAATAAAAAATATCTTCCAAAAGCCTATCCGGTCCATCGAGTTGTTGTGGAAACTCAAAAGGATTCAATCTTCAATGTATTGAATCACCCTCAGTTTAACTCCAGGGAAATGGTTTTGCTGGAAGAAAAGCCTCACACATTGCCGCCTTCATCTATACCGTCTTCAAAATCTGACGTTCATATTACAACTTATAATAATGATGAAATACTGATTAATGCAGACATGGCCCAGGATGGTTTTCTTGTGCTGGCTGAGAAGTATCATCCGGGATGGAAAGCTTATATCAATGGAGTGAAAACGAAAATTTATAAGGCTAATTATATTGCCAGAGCCATCTATTTGCCTGAGGGAAAGCATAAGGTTACCTTTGTTTTTGATCCCTGGCCGTATAAGGTCGGATTATGGCTCAGTTTGGCCACATTTGTCTTTCTTGCAGGGGCAATTGCAATGAGGGTAAGAGGAGGTAAACCTGTAGTGCTGATTCAGGAAGATGCAGTGAAAAAGAAGAAGAAAAAAGGGAAAAAGGGAAAAAAAGGAAGAAGTTAA
- a CDS encoding Gfo/Idh/MocA family oxidoreductase produces MPEKLKFAFIGCGRIAKRHAQILSVMDDVKLVAVCDIINDRARSFSTEYDVPCYTDYHKMLKDEDIDVVSVLTPSGSHAEIGIDVAKTGRHVIVEKPMALRLEDADALTAACSVNKVELFVVKQNRYNLPVIKLREAIDGGRFGKLVLGTVRVRWCRRQDYYDQDAWRGTWAMDGGVFTNQASHHIDLLQWMMGPVESVMAKTGTMLTNIETEDTGVAILKFQNGALGVIEATTCTRPKDLEGSISVLGEKGSVEIAGFAVNKMKIWNFEEPLDGDEEVIEKYAQNPPDVYGFGHNEFLRNVVDCIKDGRHSIIDGLEGRKSLELINAIYESVETGREVFLRFKPKRCRLGMRDRG; encoded by the coding sequence ATGCCTGAAAAATTAAAGTTTGCCTTCATCGGATGTGGTAGAATCGCCAAAAGACATGCCCAGATACTGTCTGTAATGGATGATGTAAAGCTTGTTGCAGTATGTGATATTATTAATGATCGTGCCCGATCATTCAGTACAGAATATGATGTGCCTTGCTATACGGATTATCATAAGATGCTCAAGGATGAAGACATTGACGTTGTCAGTGTGTTAACACCCAGTGGTTCTCATGCCGAAATCGGGATTGATGTTGCGAAGACGGGGCGGCATGTGATTGTAGAAAAACCGATGGCCCTTCGTCTGGAGGATGCCGATGCATTGACGGCAGCCTGCTCTGTTAACAAGGTTGAACTTTTTGTCGTTAAGCAGAACAGGTATAATCTTCCTGTTATCAAGCTTAGGGAAGCTATTGACGGGGGGCGGTTTGGAAAATTGGTTTTGGGGACGGTGCGGGTAAGGTGGTGCAGGAGGCAGGACTATTACGATCAGGATGCCTGGCGGGGGACATGGGCCATGGACGGCGGCGTTTTTACCAATCAGGCGAGTCACCATATCGATCTTCTTCAATGGATGATGGGGCCTGTTGAAAGTGTCATGGCAAAAACAGGAACAATGCTTACCAATATTGAAACTGAAGATACAGGCGTGGCTATACTCAAATTTCAAAATGGCGCGCTTGGAGTAATTGAAGCGACAACCTGTACACGGCCGAAAGACCTTGAGGGATCAATAAGTGTCCTTGGAGAAAAAGGTTCTGTTGAGATTGCAGGCTTTGCCGTTAACAAGATGAAAATCTGGAACTTTGAAGAACCGCTCGACGGAGATGAAGAGGTAATAGAAAAGTATGCCCAGAATCCTCCTGATGTTTATGGTTTCGGTCATAATGAATTTTTACGTAACGTCGTTGATTGCATAAAAGATGGCAGACACTCGATTATCGATGGTTTGGAGGGCCGTAAGTCACTGGAATTGATTAATGCCATCTATGAGTCAGTGGAAACGGGCAGGGAAGTATTCTTGCGTTTTAAACCGAAAAGATGCCGTCTCGGCATGAGAGATCGTGGCTGA
- a CDS encoding N-acetyltransferase codes for MADYKLYNNVHLAGTSNIGDYVIIGMPPAGKCDGELETFLGSDALIRSHTVIYAGNCIGNYFQTGHNVMIREDNRIGNSVSIGTGTVVEHHVTIENNVRIHSQAFIPEYSTLKEGCWIGPNAALTNALHPLCPKVKECIKGPTIGRNAKIGANATVLPDIKIGENSLVGSGSVVTKDVPEGVVVAGNPAKFIKKIEEINCPYELIERPYEI; via the coding sequence GTGGCTGATTATAAACTTTATAATAATGTCCACCTTGCAGGAACATCAAATATTGGTGATTATGTAATTATTGGTATGCCGCCTGCCGGAAAGTGTGATGGAGAGCTTGAAACATTCCTTGGGAGCGACGCGCTGATAAGGTCTCATACGGTAATTTATGCAGGTAATTGCATCGGTAATTATTTCCAGACAGGGCATAATGTGATGATTCGCGAGGATAACAGAATCGGAAACAGTGTGAGTATCGGGACGGGAACGGTCGTTGAGCACCATGTGACTATTGAAAATAATGTGAGGATTCACTCGCAGGCATTTATTCCTGAATATTCAACGCTGAAGGAGGGATGCTGGATAGGTCCGAATGCAGCGCTTACTAATGCTCTGCACCCGCTTTGCCCCAAGGTAAAGGAATGTATTAAAGGGCCGACTATCGGCAGGAATGCAAAAATCGGGGCCAATGCGACGGTTTTGCCCGATATTAAAATAGGAGAGAATTCTCTTGTCGGCAGTGGTTCCGTTGTTACGAAAGATGTACCTGAGGGCGTTGTTGTCGCCGGTAACCCGGCCAAATTTATTAAAAAAATTGAAGAAATCAATTGTCCCTATGAATTGATAGAAAGGCCCTATGAGATCTGA
- a CDS encoding DegT/DnrJ/EryC1/StrS family aminotransferase gives MKVPFADLSRQHIPIMGELSAIFEEALKNSNFIMGKGLKSFEQAFASFCNATHCVGVGNGTDALVLALKALNIGRGDEVITVPNTFIATSEAITSVGAKPVFVDIDPLTFTIDVEQVEKVIKGNTKALLPVHLYGHPAEMSLIMALAQKHGLKVVEDAAQAHGATYKGLRAGSIGDISAFSFYPGKNLGCFGDGGAVATNDGGLAEKVSMLRNHGRKEKYLHELEGYNSRLDTIQALILEKKLEYLTAWNEERQNAALIYNRLLSAVDEVVIPYRSSDVTHVFHLYVVRCRKRDDLKNFLRENGIDTGIHYPLPLHLQPAYQWLDYGEGSFPEAEKAAKEILSLPVFPGIKEEEQNYVAHMIKEFYR, from the coding sequence ATGAAAGTACCTTTTGCTGATCTTTCCCGGCAGCACATCCCCATTATGGGTGAACTCTCCGCTATATTTGAAGAGGCCCTTAAAAATTCAAACTTTATAATGGGAAAAGGCCTCAAGTCTTTTGAACAAGCTTTTGCCTCATTTTGCAATGCAACGCATTGTGTTGGTGTGGGGAATGGCACAGATGCTCTTGTCCTTGCGCTTAAAGCGCTCAATATCGGCAGGGGTGATGAGGTGATTACGGTCCCCAATACCTTTATTGCAACGTCGGAGGCCATAACGTCTGTTGGTGCAAAACCGGTTTTTGTGGATATCGATCCGCTTACCTTTACTATTGATGTTGAGCAAGTTGAAAAGGTGATTAAGGGAAATACAAAGGCTTTACTTCCTGTGCATCTCTACGGACATCCGGCAGAGATGAGCTTAATAATGGCGCTTGCCCAAAAGCATGGCCTTAAAGTTGTTGAAGATGCTGCTCAGGCTCATGGAGCAACTTACAAAGGGCTAAGGGCAGGGTCCATAGGCGATATTTCAGCTTTCAGTTTTTATCCCGGTAAAAACCTGGGTTGCTTTGGAGATGGTGGCGCTGTTGCTACTAATGACGGTGGATTGGCGGAGAAGGTCTCCATGTTAAGAAACCATGGCCGCAAAGAGAAGTATCTTCATGAACTTGAGGGCTATAACAGCAGGCTCGATACGATCCAGGCGCTTATTCTCGAAAAGAAACTTGAATATCTGACAGCCTGGAATGAGGAGAGGCAGAATGCCGCCTTAATATACAATAGACTCCTTTCCGCTGTTGATGAAGTTGTTATTCCTTATCGCTCCAGTGATGTAACTCACGTTTTTCACCTTTATGTGGTAAGGTGTAGAAAAAGGGATGATCTCAAGAATTTCCTCAGGGAAAATGGCATTGATACGGGGATTCATTATCCTCTCCCCCTGCACTTGCAGCCTGCTTACCAGTGGCTTGATTATGGAGAAGGCAGTTTTCCGGAAGCCGAAAAAGCGGCAAAAGAAATACTCTCTCTCCCTGTTTTCCCCGGCATTAAAGAGGAAGAACAAAACTATGTGGCGCATATGATTAAGGAGTTTTACCGTTGA
- a CDS encoding glycosyltransferase, with the protein MKPTISVFIPGYNEVGNVDLLLEKIAVAFKNDGIKGEVIYVNDGSTDGTAEKLETLKGKYSFLRVFHHRTNFGLTEAMRTGFPECGGEIVIFLPSDLESDPEEDIPKLFHKIREGYDIVAGWRQGRKDGKSFMSAIYNIVSRKLFNVSAHDMNWIKAFRREVLDDIELRSDWHRFILMIAASKGYKIGEVKVNWYPRKSGKSKFGFWRIPKSLIDVLVVKFLLTYSKKPMLFFGPAGGGIILVGLVIDMYLAWLWFFQATQKRPVFIFSLVLMVIGLFIFMVGFLAEMIVSITESPESRDGKKNNNLNRRY; encoded by the coding sequence GTGAAACCAACTATTTCTGTTTTTATTCCCGGTTATAATGAAGTAGGGAATGTGGATTTGCTTCTTGAGAAGATAGCCGTCGCTTTCAAAAATGACGGTATAAAAGGGGAAGTCATTTATGTTAATGACGGAAGCACTGATGGAACCGCTGAAAAACTGGAAACGCTTAAAGGGAAATATTCTTTTCTCAGAGTTTTCCATCACAGGACAAACTTTGGTCTTACCGAGGCCATGAGAACCGGGTTTCCGGAATGTGGTGGAGAAATTGTAATTTTTCTTCCTTCCGATCTTGAGTCTGACCCGGAAGAAGATATCCCCAAATTATTTCATAAGATCAGGGAGGGTTATGACATTGTAGCCGGTTGGCGACAGGGGAGAAAGGATGGGAAGAGTTTCATGTCAGCCATCTATAATATTGTTTCAAGAAAACTTTTCAACGTATCAGCCCATGATATGAACTGGATCAAGGCTTTTAGAAGGGAAGTCCTTGATGATATTGAATTGAGAAGTGACTGGCACAGGTTTATTTTAATGATAGCCGCATCTAAGGGGTATAAGATTGGTGAAGTAAAGGTTAACTGGTATCCCAGAAAATCGGGTAAATCGAAGTTTGGATTTTGGCGCATTCCCAAATCACTTATCGATGTTTTGGTTGTAAAGTTTCTTCTTACCTATTCAAAGAAGCCCATGCTTTTTTTCGGTCCCGCAGGAGGGGGAATTATTTTAGTCGGTCTTGTGATTGATATGTACTTGGCCTGGCTATGGTTTTTTCAGGCTACTCAAAAAAGACCGGTATTTATCTTTTCCCTTGTTCTAATGGTAATAGGATTATTCATTTTTATGGTTGGTTTCCTGGCAGAGATGATCGTAAGCATTACGGAGAGTCCGGAAAGCAGGGACGGTAAAAAAAATAATAATTTAAACAGGCGGTATTGA
- a CDS encoding glycosyltransferase, producing the protein MKLLLLTHNYPLFYGDMRGKFLLSLVKGLVEQGVDVVVSTPFWISEAANRECIDSFSGETIIRFPWAGNRFQSMSPVNPVHILSFLKFCKTWSQSLSTIVKKEKFDLIIAAWAIPAGILLYNKNIKGVFKGVWLLGTDYHRFMKYPFKPIIINILKKGNQVWSNSKRVVSELQTTRPGLNVFFMPDKTKKWEQFQSSSPVNDKKNIRLLSIGRLENVKGFDMAIKACRSLIDKGIPVEYEIIGEGSRRSELESLISGYGQHIKLAGKIEDDDILLEYLQRCHALVIPSRYEGMPSVFFEALEAGKPVIATDVGDMKVCLRGNSTGKVTAVEDIDGLAESIHMLAEGKVHFDQQRADELFAEYSVDRSVDLLLSILKNKKTEIL; encoded by the coding sequence GTGAAACTGCTTCTGCTTACCCATAACTACCCCCTCTTTTATGGCGATATGCGGGGCAAATTCCTGCTGTCCCTGGTTAAAGGCCTTGTCGAACAAGGTGTAGATGTTGTTGTTTCAACGCCTTTTTGGATTTCTGAAGCTGCGAATAGGGAATGTATTGATTCCTTCTCCGGTGAGACAATAATCAGATTTCCATGGGCGGGCAATCGATTTCAGTCAATGTCACCGGTAAATCCGGTCCATATTCTGAGTTTTCTCAAATTCTGTAAGACCTGGTCTCAATCGTTAAGTACTATTGTAAAAAAAGAAAAGTTTGATTTGATAATAGCTGCATGGGCAATTCCTGCAGGAATTCTTCTGTACAATAAAAATATTAAAGGTGTTTTCAAAGGTGTATGGTTATTGGGAACCGATTATCACAGGTTTATGAAGTATCCTTTTAAACCCATAATTATTAATATCTTGAAGAAGGGTAATCAGGTATGGTCTAACAGTAAAAGGGTCGTCAGTGAATTGCAAACCACCAGGCCCGGTTTAAATGTGTTCTTCATGCCTGACAAAACAAAAAAGTGGGAACAGTTTCAATCTTCGAGCCCTGTAAATGATAAAAAAAATATCCGACTTCTGAGTATTGGCCGTTTGGAAAATGTAAAAGGTTTTGATATGGCTATTAAGGCCTGTCGCTCACTTATAGATAAAGGCATTCCTGTGGAATATGAAATAATAGGTGAAGGGAGCCGGAGAAGCGAGTTGGAAAGTTTGATTAGTGGCTATGGTCAACACATAAAGCTTGCAGGCAAAATTGAAGATGATGATATTTTGCTGGAGTATTTGCAGCGTTGCCATGCGCTTGTAATTCCTTCACGATATGAAGGAATGCCTTCTGTTTTTTTCGAAGCCCTTGAGGCAGGAAAACCGGTTATTGCTACAGATGTGGGTGATATGAAAGTCTGTCTCCGGGGAAACTCTACAGGGAAGGTGACAGCTGTTGAAGATATTGATGGTCTGGCTGAAAGTATTCATATGCTGGCAGAGGGAAAGGTCCATTTTGATCAACAAAGGGCAGATGAACTCTTTGCAGAGTACAGTGTGGATAGATCGGTAGATCTGCTCCTGTCCATTCTTAAAAATAAGAAGACTGAGATTTTATAG